From a single Stackebrandtia endophytica genomic region:
- the rpsO gene encoding 30S ribosomal protein S15, which produces MALDNATKAEIIKEYAVSEGDTGSAEVQIAILSRRISDLTEHFKSHKHDHHSRRGLMLLVGRRRRLLKYLQNEDINRYRSIIKRLGIRR; this is translated from the coding sequence ATGGCGCTCGATAACGCTACGAAGGCCGAAATCATCAAGGAGTACGCAGTCTCCGAGGGTGACACCGGTTCGGCCGAGGTACAGATCGCGATCCTGAGCCGTCGGATCAGCGACCTGACCGAGCACTTCAAGTCTCACAAGCACGACCACCACAGCCGCCGCGGCTTGATGCTGTTGGTCGGTCGCCGTCGTCGTCTGCTCAAATACCTGCAGAACGAGGACATCAACCGGTACCGCTCGATCATCAAGCGACTCGGTATCCGGCGCTAA
- a CDS encoding bifunctional riboflavin kinase/FAD synthetase, translating to MQRWRGIDATPTDWGRSVVTIGVFDGVHRGHQRIIGQAVESARRAGLASVVVTFDPHPAAVVRPDARPSTLTDLDRRAELIAELGVDGLCVQPFTKEFSQLSPESFVNDLLVGRLHVAQVVVGENFRFGHKAAGDVHLLEKLGQANGFTADPVALAGSDTTVYSSTYVRSRLAEGDVEAAAQALGRPHRVSGTVVRGADRGGSQLGFPTANLSHDPHAAVPADGVYAGWFSVRGGEQLPAAISVGTNPTFVGSARTVEAHVLDFSGDLYGEWGNIDFVAHLREQRTYDALPPLIAQMEADVATTRKVLAV from the coding sequence ATGCAGCGTTGGCGAGGTATTGACGCCACCCCGACCGACTGGGGTCGGTCAGTGGTCACCATCGGCGTGTTCGACGGGGTGCATCGGGGCCACCAGCGGATCATCGGCCAAGCGGTGGAGTCGGCCCGCCGGGCCGGCCTGGCCAGTGTCGTGGTCACCTTCGACCCCCACCCGGCGGCCGTGGTGCGGCCCGACGCACGTCCCTCGACCCTGACCGATCTCGATCGCCGTGCCGAACTGATCGCCGAACTCGGTGTGGACGGCCTGTGCGTTCAACCCTTCACCAAGGAGTTCTCCCAGTTGTCACCGGAGTCGTTCGTCAACGACCTGCTGGTGGGTCGACTGCACGTGGCCCAAGTCGTGGTGGGGGAGAACTTCCGGTTCGGACACAAGGCCGCCGGTGACGTCCACCTACTGGAGAAACTGGGCCAGGCCAACGGTTTCACCGCCGATCCGGTCGCGCTCGCCGGATCCGACACCACTGTGTACAGCTCCACCTATGTGCGCTCGCGCCTGGCCGAGGGCGACGTCGAGGCGGCGGCTCAGGCGTTGGGACGGCCCCATCGGGTCAGCGGAACCGTGGTGCGCGGCGCCGATCGCGGTGGCAGCCAACTGGGGTTCCCGACCGCGAACCTGAGCCACGACCCGCACGCGGCGGTCCCCGCCGACGGGGTCTACGCCGGATGGTTCTCGGTGCGCGGCGGCGAACAGCTGCCGGCCGCGATCAGTGTCGGCACCAACCCGACCTTCGTCGGCAGCGCCCGCACCGTCGAGGCGCATGTACTGGACTTCTCCGGCGACCTCTACGGCGAATGGGGCAACATCGACTTCGTCGCGCACCTGCGTGAACAGCGCACCTACGACGCGTTGCCGCCGCTGATCGCCCAGATGGAGGCCGATGTGGCGACGACGCGGAAGGTCTTGGCGGTGTAG